In Rhodocyclaceae bacterium, the sequence ACGGCCCGGTATCCATCTCGCACCGGGGCGAACGCCATTATGCGCAGGCCCCGGGCCTGGCCGGCGGAGGCGATGGCGCACTGGCGACCTCCGAGATCGTGCGCACCGATGGCCGGATCGAAACCGTGCCCTCCAAGGGCATGCTCGTGCTGCAGGCGGGAGACCGGCTGCGCGTGTTCACCCCGGGTGGCGGCGGCTACGGCCCGGCAGACGAGCGCAGCGCCGACGCGATGGCCGAGGACCTGCGCAGCGGCAAGGTCGGCGCGGGTACCCGCTGAGCAGGCCAGACATGCGCCGCGGAAACGCCGCCGCGCATGGCCAGATGGGATCAGCCGCGCGCAGCCCGGAACATCGCCCGCACCTCGGCTGCAGTCGCCGTCTCTCGCCCCTGGGCGCGGGCGATGGCGGCTGCACGTTTCACCAGTTCGACATTGCCCACGGCGGCCGCGCCCGGCACCGGCACCACGTCTTCCAGGCCGGCACGCAGGTGCCCGCCCATGCCCACGGCGACGGCTGCGACCTCGGCGGCGAATGCACCGCCTTTCGCACACCACCACAGCGCGCCCGCCGGTGCCGTGGCGGCGAACGATCGCAGCCTCGCTTCCGCGTCCTCGCGCGTGGCGGGTTCGCCGAGGATGAAGCCCAGGCACAGCGGATCGGAGAACACGCCGTCGCGATGCATCGCGCCGACCGCCTCGAACATCTCCACCGTGGACCCGTCGATGCTCGGCACCACCCCGCGCAGCTTCATCGCGGCCGCCATCTGGTGCACCTCTTCCGGCTGCGTCGCGACATTGCGCATCGGCAGTGAAGCCATCTCGGGTTCGAGCACCAGCGGCCTGAGGGCCTCGTCGACGGTGAAGCCCTTCGCGCCGATCGACAGCTGGATCACCACGTCGGTGCGCTCGCGGATGCGTTCGATGATCTCGCGATAGACCTCGGGATCCTGGGTCGACCGGCCGTCGGGCCCGCGCGCATGCAGGTGCGCGACCGATGCGCCCGCCTCCACGCAGGCGGCGACGTCCTCGGCGATCTCGCGCGGCGACAGCGGGACCGCGGGATGGTCTGCCTTCATGTAGCGCGAACCGGTGGGTGCAACCATCACGACGGTCTTCGCTTCGCCCTTGCCTTGCACGCTCGGCCTCCTCGTTCGTGGCTGCGGACCACGTTTGCTAAGATTGTACGCCCGGCCAGAGAGCCGGCTGGAGGAGTGATCGATGAAAGACATAGCGCAGGACATCGGCATCGGCTTTGCCGCCCTGGCGATAGGCGCATGGCCAGCGGCGGCACAGGCGCAGGCGCAGGCATGGCCGGCCAAACCGCTGCGTATCGTGGTGCCCTTCGCACCCGGCGGTTCCACCGACATCGTCGCGCGCGCACTGGGGGCACGCGCCGCCGAGGGCCTGGGCCAGACGGTGACGATAGAGAACCGCGCGGGTGCCGGCGGGAACATCGGCGCCGAGGTCGCGGCACGCGCCGCGCCGGACGGCTACACGCTGTTCATGGGGCATGTCGGCACGCTGGCGATCAATCCTGCGCTCTATCGCAAGCTCCCCTACGATCCGATCCGCGATTTCGCCCCGATCACGCTGGCCATCGCGAGCCCGCTGATGCTGGTGGTGCATCCTTCGCTCCCCGCCAAGAGCCTGAAGGACGTGCTCGCGCTCGCGCGCTCGCGCCCCGGCCAGTTGACCTACTCCTCGGCCGGCAGCG encodes:
- a CDS encoding tripartite tricarboxylate transporter substrate binding protein produces the protein MKDIAQDIGIGFAALAIGAWPAAAQAQAQAWPAKPLRIVVPFAPGGSTDIVARALGARAAEGLGQTVTIENRAGAGGNIGAEVAARAAPDGYTLFMGHVGTLAINPALYRKLPYDPIRDFAPITLAIASPLMLVVHPSLPAKSLKDVLALARSRPGQLTYSSAGSGSASHLAGALLDSLGKVEVLHVPYKGTGPATMAVVGGEVSMMFSGQGTSWPLVNTGKLRAIAHTGSKPIPNAPKLASMNESLPGYEVINWHGVLAPAGTPGEIIRRLHAEFVKALGSPEVRSRLTEDGFQVVGNTPDEFARFIASEKDKWAKVIVGAKIPQE
- a CDS encoding 3-keto-5-aminohexanoate cleavage protein encodes the protein MQGKGEAKTVVMVAPTGSRYMKADHPAVPLSPREIAEDVAACVEAGASVAHLHARGPDGRSTQDPEVYREIIERIRERTDVVIQLSIGAKGFTVDEALRPLVLEPEMASLPMRNVATQPEEVHQMAAAMKLRGVVPSIDGSTVEMFEAVGAMHRDGVFSDPLCLGFILGEPATREDAEARLRSFAATAPAGALWWCAKGGAFAAEVAAVAVGMGGHLRAGLEDVVPVPGAAAVGNVELVKRAAAIARAQGRETATAAEVRAMFRAARG